ATGATACTTGTTACAGAAgactatcaaataaaaaaaaaatggtcataCCAAGTGCACAAAGTTCCCACTTTTTGCAGGATTTGGAAGAGGTTATGGTAGGCAGCTTTACCCTCAATTTGTTTTGGAGAGGTTGATTCCctgactcaaacctatgagctGTTGCTTTTGGTGGAAGACACTTGTCATTACACCAAGGCTTGACCTCTGCCAAATGATTATCAAatggatatttttattttataagtttctctgcaagaaaatttattttgttttttggggctTGGAATTGTTTGTGCACTTGGTTCAAACACATCTTAAAACGCTACTTAAGCTAAACTATATTGCAAAACCAAGTGTAACCTGTCAAAAGGATTAAGTGTATTAATGGTGAACTTGATATGCTGGTGGAGATGCTTATCATTGTCATCTAAGTAGCGCATAACTTTCTTAAACATTCTAATAACTGCTATTCTATACTTtgcaatttacttgtatttggaatatcttttttattttatctaatatGAGAAATAGAGTCATGTCTGCTTTCTTACATAGtggtgattttatttttcctaggCCACCAAGAGGGGGCTATCTTCAAGAATGGACGTCATGGATTCAACCTTGGATGAGTGTGCAGAAATTACTTCTGAAACACAACAAGAGGTGGGTCCAAATCAGACATTAGCTAGTAGTTTAGGTAGTCCTATGTTTTCTGTTTCAACTTTATTTACACAGCATTTATTAAGCTGTTTAGGTTTCTGAACTACGAAAAAGAACGGATTTCGTTGGTGTGGATGTTATAAATATCCATGATGCAGTACAGACTCTGGTGAGTCCTCttcaagattttattttattttttcaggtTTTGTAGCTCAATCATGTTTGTAAGTGTTCTCCTGGATGTGATATTTAagtctaatattttttttttttgatgcctCAGGAAACGAAGATTAGTAGAATAGAAGGGAAACAGGTAGCTATTATGCGGCCAACATTATTTAGATTCCCTTTAAAAATAATGTGTTAACTTTTCAATATGGTGTTATTTTCTGCCCACGAATATGTTTTGTGCTGATGGTCATTGCTTCTGATTATCTGCTTAGGATCTTACAAATGAAGGAGTAAGGAGGTTGTGTCATTATGCCCGGAACCTGGAAAATAGCAGAACCGCAGAAAGTGCTCAGGCATGAACTGAACCCCTTCCATATGATATTTACAGATCTGTTTTCACATGTCTGTTGCTTCAGTGATTATATGTCAAGACTTCTGTTGCTTATTTGTACTATCTCATATTACACTAAGTCAACTATGTCCtccacttatcaaaaaaaaaaactatgtccTTCACTTAATAGTCAGTATCTGAATTTTATTATTGCTAACCAAAATATCTTTACTCATCTGGTTTTGGCACATCTCAATATCagattttcttttcagtttgtGTTTCTGCCTCATATTAATTGTGATCTCTAAAATCTGTAGGCATTGCCTTCCAGTTCCTCCAAGCTAGCTCTTGAACAGCCGCCTACTACTCCCTCTTCAATGGTATGATATATACATTGGTTTGATTATGCATTCTCTGTAAGTATATTCATCTGTATATTATACACACACGAACGCATAAAGCTTGGGTATTTATCTCGTTAATTTCTTATAGATTGTATAGTTCTTCTCTCCCAtatgaactatttttttttatataaattatgtaGGTGGCACCATCCAGTTCCTACAGGCCAGCTCTTGAACTACCACCGATTTTGCCCTCATCAAGGGTAAAAATTTGTCCACTCACTCGATTAGataacatttaaaattaagTCATCAGAGCTTATTGTTTAATACTTATCTCTGACACACATCCACAACCACTTGTATATGTATATGGGAGTGTTAACCTCCTTTAGCGTTTCTGGATGTAAGAAACCCCAACTTTCTTGGGCACATCTGGGAAGGTCtcctttttggtttttcattttgatttagCTGTTTTATAATCTGCCTTTGCTTGAGTTTGGAAATGAAAATGGTTGATTGATGACCTTTTAATCTTTTCCTCTGTTCTGGACATAACAGTAATGATGAAGAAAATCATCTCAACAGATAGAAAAGTATTAAAATGATGTCAAATACATTGTTCACTTGTCTTGCCCTTGATTCTGTTCCACCCTTAATGTGCTTATGTTCTTGAAATGATGTCCTAACTTTATTCTACTTCTTGTGCTTGAGCAGAGTGCATCTTTGCCCCCTGTTTTATCTGCTGAACCTCTGCCTTCCTCAGGTTCCAATGGATCTCACCAGGTTCCAAAACTTTTCTACTCCTTTGGGTTGAGTAAAGGCTGAAAGAGTGGCCTTTCAGTTTCTGGTTTACACCGCATATCTCCATTCTTATGGGCAATGATGGCGAAGATTCTTATCAAATTAGAATTTTGGCCATCATTGTTAAGTTTCTTTTGTCCATAGGACACCTTCACCCCCATAAGTCTGGTGGTGGCTAAGATTTGGGGGTTCATGTCCCTTAAGTGTGTGAGTAAATTTGCCAAGACGAATATgtatatttggttttgaaagcTTAAAAAAGTACTACTAAAAAGGTCTGGATTTGATCATTAGCAaggtggatttttttaatatgttgaaGATGTATAcatgtatataatttttgaacCCATTTATAGTTTTTCCTTCCCCTTATGGCTCTTGTTTCCTATCATTGATGTGAAATTCCCCAGTGTTCCTCAAAGAATGACTTTGGAACTTGTGCCCCTCCTTTAGAGCAACTTGAACATCATAAAGAGAATTATTCCTTTTTCATGACTTTCAGTTTCTGTTCCTCTTTCCTGATGTGTTCCTTTGCAGGTTAAACGACCACTGCAGAATGCTATCTCTGGTCTCCAGGTTAACCTGCACTTCTACTTTTGGAtttgcattcttttttcttgtgCATCCACTCTCTTGAATGTTTTCAATCTGTTTTCAGGACATTAGTGGAATTTCAGAAGTGGTAGAGGCCTCAAGAAATCATGAGGTTTCTAATGGGAATCAAGCTTTAGAAGACACCAATGGTGGGGCTTCAAGTTATGGTCGGTTCGGGCTGAGGTTTCCTAGCATTAGTACTTCATTTCTATCAAGAACGCGTAGTGCGACAAATGCAGTGTTACAACAAACACGTTCAAGTAGTCAACAATAATGAGGATCTATTGTGTTGATCCCAATTAGAACATCTATATAAAGATTTACCATTGGACTCTGCTTGTGGAAAAGATTTCAGGGGTTACTTGTGGCTGGCCTGAGACCCCCATTAAATATAGGTTGTGCCCATGCCAAATTGATGGAAACAGGACTGGGTACTGAATTTTGTAGAGCTGTTTACATTATAACGTTTAAATAGGGTTATTCTTGACGTGTAACTAAAATTATACAGTTCCCTTTTTGGTCTAAAGAACGGTGGCTACTGGAGAGAGAGGGTCTGGCAAACAAAGAGAGGCTTCCAAAAATAAGCAATTTCTTTTCTGTTTATGTAACTTCGACCCTATGATAAAGATAATTGTTCGTCTCAGCTTGATGTGAATATGTATGCAAATTGTTAACTATGTGGACGGCTTAAGTCACGTCAAAATGatgatatattttaaaataataaggggaaaattaaatttaaactctATAATTTAGGTGTGTAATCAATTAAACCTTAAGTTTGAAAAGGAATTAATGGGCAAAATATACTTTTTCACTGTAATATTTCACCCTGGCAACGTTTAATCCCTTGTACTAGTCAAATGCACAATTGACCCTCCAAAGTTATTACTTTGTTCCAATGTCTTCCTAActgttggttttggttttaagtATGATGAAATTTAGCATTGAATGACCAATTTACTTGCCTTTTAAAACAAACAATAGGGATAAAATACTAAATTGGTCTTTCAATGCTAAATTTTGTCAAACTTAACACTTGATTCCAATGAATCTGACCGCTCAATTGATTAAGAGAGAagtttttttgaatatttgacTGCAGTCCATGAATACTTGGCTGACTTCGAAATTGGAATTTGTGCACTAAGGTTCCCAAAAGGTATAAAAACCTTATTTTATTGCCTTCATCAAAATGGAAGAACATTGTACATTTCGTGAAGCTATTGTGACCTTGTGCCCCTTAAAAGTTTTGTACTGAGCTGCTTTCTGGTCACTGAAGGTCAAGTGTTCATGTGAAGACATCTGCACCAACACTTACAACAATtagaaaaattgatttgagtGAAATTAGAGACGGATTGGAGATCACAAactaaattcaaccttacataatTTGACTAATTCGTTGTACATTTGTCCGCATaaacattaaaagaaaagaaaatatgtattttcattaaaattgttGCCTAAATAGTACATGTGTAACAATAGATATTATCAAGTCTGGGTCCTAGACCCTCACAGTTTTATTCTCCTCCTAAGGTTGCTATACATTAAAGGGAGATTGCTTCTTATAAGCACATCTCTATGTGCTTCCccaaccgatgtgggactcCAGAATTGCTTTTCCCTTTGGTCCTTCATaacatgtattatttaaaatcattttctatttttataagttttatgtatTGGAACATGTAATATATTGTATTCAACAACAATACATAGTAATATATACATGAAAAAcgtaatttaataaaaaaaattttaaattacaaaattataatattgttttatataaaattataaatgaagatgttattaaaaggacattttttttttaaactataccATAATCAATTGATTAGTTTGAACAtataaaagaatattaaaaaaaaaaatgtatatccCTATCTCGTGGAACACATGTAACATGttacattaaatttaaattattaaataagtttagacttgtagtttttattttattttatttttaattttaaatttccaaatataagtataatgCATATATTagtgaaacttgaattttaaggtaattgtgaataattatcatttttagtGCTTTTTAAGACCcatatctctaatttttttttttggagataccatatctttaattttctttttttgagataccatatctctaatttctaatatctattttgtttgtattttttaagcccaaaactaaaaagtttcgcccaaataaaataaattttcatacttttcaaccccaaaaattaagagaattatttatttatttttaagttctAAATTGAAAAGACAACctataaaaagaattaatttagggttcaattagtccaaaatggaccgaattggattgaaatggaccaaattggattgAAAATGAACCAAATTGAAGAAATGCTATGTTAATACTGTGGCTTAACATGAACGTAACAGCAATAAATACTAAGTTAtagtttttagatattatattgatcttcctcaaccaaaaaagaaaaaaaagaaaaaaaaaggatattattttggtttattgCAGTTTTCTTTTGGACTACTTTTCTTATCAATGATTCTAGCGGGTATACACTATGGCAAGCAGAGACATAAACAATGTGGTTTGAGTTGAAGTAAACCTTAAACCTAACTGCTTGTGAAAGCATTGCACTTCCGCTTTTAAATTATGCATTGGCTCCATGACCCAATTGGAGTTACAGTACCTTTCTCTTAGACCAAAATATTCAGAAGTAAGCCCCCTAGTATTGGTCCAAAGCTTTAATTCATCTTCTCCCAGGAATAATAGAACAGGTTCCAGGGCAAGTTCTTCTTTCCTTAGACCATTAGTTTTTCTAGATTTTTGGGGTttaaactaaaaacttaaaGGTTCAGCTTGATACATATATTCATCATGGGTTCAAAATATCAAGCATAAGCTTGGTTTATATAAAGTTTATTAATAGTGGGATAAGCTTTGTCTGGTGTAGTACATGTAGAATTATCCGATACAAAAGGAAAACCAAAACTACAAATCCTCTTTTTTTGAACTCCTAAAGTTGAACATGTTTGATGTTATAGACGCCACTGCCAAATTCTTCCAATGATGATGCTGATGAGCTACTGAGTTTGATTACGTTTCTAAAGTCCACATCAGTGAGCCGTGCACGCCTGTTGCTCCCCAAATATTCAATAGTTTTACATGCCTTTTTACATACATCacgatgaaatttttttagtctaGTTTTCATTATTGGATATGTAAAATCATATGTAATTGTGCCAAGCCGACGCAGTAAAGAAGTGGGATAGCTAGAAGTATAGAGCTGGGGTAGGTTTTAACTTACTATAAATGATGTCTTCAAATGCCATAGTATCACATGAGAGCTCAAAGGGGAGCAGATAAACAGCACTGAGAAAAGCACAACCAATATTtcataagtaataaaaaattattacgaGTGGGATTAATGGTTTTCCTCATTACCTATTAAACTATGATCCTCTATAGTTATTAGggttttttctattataaactTTCTAAAATTCTATCCATCCAATTTAAAATGAGTAGAGTGGATTTTGCCACATCATTTACCTTTAAATTAAATGCTAAACATTCTCATTTTGGTATCTATAAATTACTgatgatgtaaaaaaaattataatccacTCATTTCAAATTGGAtggataaaattttagaaactcTTACCTAAAGTAAAAACTACTCATTAGCTAAAATCACTTTAAAAAGGATTAAGCCTCTAGAGTTCTTAGGTAAATCCAATAGTAAAATTCTTAAAtcttattcatttattttgaaatgacTAGAGATTTTACTTGtcatcaacatttaaaaaaaaaaaacatttattatcaccatttatataaattattgaagATATGATAAAATCTAATCTActcattaattttaaaatagattgataagattttagaaattttatactAAGGattctaataataaataataatcccTCTAAAAACTACCCATTAGAGACATAAAGTTGCTTCAGGTGTTTGTCTTCTTGATGTGATTAATTGTTCCGGTTCTTGCGTAAAATTCATTCGCTAACCCCAAAAAAGAGCAAAGACTTTTATCTAATCCCAGGGGTGGCTTGATATATAGTGTGTCCCAGATCAATGTTATCGAGCAGCCAGTCTTAGTGCAACATCATTGTCAAGTCATTAGAATAAGAATCACTTTCTTAAGCCATCATAAGTTTGTCTTCAAGAAAATTTAGCTTACAGATTACATGCACTAAAACTAGAATATAAAGtagtaatttaattaatggatAAACCAGAAGGCATGCCATGTTGACTACCAATTTGTGCGTTCATTCAGACATGGATTTTTTACTTCTGAGTTGTGTCCCACATTATGTCTTTAGTGCCCGCTAAAAGCCAAAGTAAACATGGACAAAAATGAGCAAAAGTAAAGCTttttttggaagattttttttttttttttttaaattttttttataacaaccATTCCTACTTTCAAACTTTATAGTGCTTTGTGGTAAATTAAAGTTCTTTGTCTTGAAAcaaatttcttgaaaaattgTTAGTGTTAGGTGTAAAAGAACATCTTGTTTGGTGGAAACCATGATATGTGGGGACTTTTGTGTGTTTGTACAAGATCCATTATATTTCTATAGCTTTAGGAGCACGCACTACAAGAAACTTGATTTGTTTCGACCCACATTTTTCGAGGGTTCACAAAACACCATGGAAATAAATGCTAATTAATGTGCCAGGCCTGATTTAAAGCAACCTTATTTTGTGGGTCACAAATTTTTAGAAGAATCCTTGAAATAAACTACTCCATACCACcgatattttaaataaaagcaGGCAGTTTTTGCTCTCCCGCGTGAGCTGGCTTCAAGTATCTACCTTTTTTCAACGCAACCCTAACCCAACCCTTAAAATAGATATCTAAAATAATTTCATCCCTTGAGATAGATAGAGAGGTATATTCCCATttcccattttaaaaaaaaaaaaaagatagagaggtATAAACACACATTTtcgttctctctctcacactgtAGTCATTTTCCATTTTCGTTCAGAAAACTCTCTCAGAAACTCAAATATCAGaaaattcactctctcacaaaCTTCCATTGCTTTTGTACTTTGAATATCGGAATCTGAATCAGCTTCCACAACAAGCTTTTCTCTCTCAATCACTCAGAGACTTATATCCGATTCTATAGGTACGATCTTCTACGGCTTTTCATTTCATTGCATTTCTATAGATTTACTCAGAGAAATTGTTTGCAATGAATAGgctttgtttgagtttttatttatttaaaaagttatatttatttcaattactTTGAAATTCTAGCTCAATTCGTTAGCTTTGTGGTGGAATTTGAGCTCGATTAAATTTCTTTGGACTCGTTTAGAatctgtttggttgttgagaaatcGTAGGAAAATAAATGAGTTTATATTGTATCGgttttgttgagattttttttgttgaaaatttttagttttttaattttttttaatttttataattttattgttggtGTTTTCAATTGGTAAATTTTCTAGCTCGAATCCCTAACCGTTAACTTGTGCTGAAATTTGAGTTCtattaaatttctttgattCATTCGAGAATCTATTTGGTTGTctaaaaattgtaggaaaagaATGATGTATTGGAGAGGATTTTGGGATTGAATtggctttgtgtgtgtgtatatattcaATTGCTTAAATTTCTAGCTTAAATTGTTACTTTGTGTTGGATTTTGAACTCGGTTATCTTGTACATTCTGGTTTGATTTGAGCTTAAATTATTGGTTGATTTTGCTATTGGattttggatgaaaaatagTAAGTAAAGCTTGAATTTTTAGGTTCTATGTGGAAAGATTAAGTCCTGGAATTTGATCTAGATCTTGAATTTCTATAGCTAaggatttattgcattattcaGATCTACTCACTCGATgatgattttgggttttaatgATAGTTCAAAATGGAAGTATTCAGGGCTTTAGATTGtgaattttgaatcttttaagGATGATAAAAAGATCTTTCGGTACTGTTCTTTATAGCCAGATTCTTCAGATTAGATTGATGTTATTTATACTTCAGTGACTTGATGTGAGAATTCATGTGCTTTGTATTGCCAATGTGCTATTAGTAATGTCTTTGATTGTGTTTGCAATGCCTTTTTCATGTGGAGGTTCAAACCATTTATGCAAAAAGAACCTGCGGGGCTTGAAGGCCATTCGCTTGATTGATCATAAAGGACTAAGAGGCATTGGGAGAGGAACAATAACTTACTGCTTGTGTTATAGTAGTAAGAATTCATATTGCActaggaatttaaaaaatacaatatctaTCATGTCTATTGTAATATATAATGTGCAACTCAGGTTTTTCACTCTACCATACTGCACTGGTGATTTGGCTGAATGAAGTCCTGTTTAATTCATTTGAGTCAATCCATTGGTTTCCAGATGGGAGCATCCAAGCTTGTACAAACCCTCTTGTCTCAAGCACATGGAGGAGGTACTACTTAGTTGGAACCAAATCTATTTCTCATTAAGGATCAGCTGTAATATAGGTTTCCCCAATGGATACATTGATTTCTCATTAAGAAGACAATTCAAATCGGATAATACAGTTACGTAAGCTATTTCAGTGCAAGTAGATTTATATGCATTCTATTTCTCTTTATAAGTTATTGTGCATGTTTTCTTAAGTTATTTGATTGTACTTatgatattaaattataatttttttagggagAGTCTGAAGCTCATTCATcattagaaattctatttcaCAAAAATATGGCTTTTAGCTACTCAATTTGAGATCCGGCAGTTAAATCTCAAGGCTGCACTACAGATCCTACGCAATGCAATTGGAAAAACTCCTAAAGATAAGGTAATTTACTGGTTGAGTTTAAGTATGTACTATAGCATATTTTTCTGGAATGGAAGATTGCACCACCAAAATTAGTTTTGAGGGAGTTCTAAAGTGTCTAGATTAGATTATGAGAATGTATTATCATAGTGACGAAATAACAATTCCTTCAAACCTTTGGGGCACAAGCAACAAAAACTATTGGAGGCATGTCGTGTcataaattttggaaaattgtccttttccctttttatcAACGTAAATCTAAAATTTACTCTCTATCGGTTGCCAATTATGATCTGCATcgtggttgttgttgtttactCTGTATGGGTGTATTAATCTAGTTAATATGTATACTTTGCATTTTATGGCCAGCCAAAGGTTATTCCATCTACAAAAAAGACCCCCCTTTGAATGTCATACCTTCCCTACCAGAGAATgagttcaagaagtttaatacaatgtttgaattttctgcCTCTTGATGTCAATTTTATTACGAATCatgcttcaaaattttctctgtCTTGGTTCAAGCTTGCCAAACAGTGTAAGATAAGTTTTGGTGGTATTCCACTTGCATGGAACACATAATAGTCCTAATATCAGTTATTTTTTCTGTTGTGGTATTAGGCAAGATAGTGGTGTCCTTGGCCATTACTGAGGCAGCTTATACGCCCATGTTGCACTCTCGCATTTTTACCGAGACTGAAAAGTACTGTGACCAGGAATTTACCACTTGCAAGGTAtttaaaactaatattttatcaatttaccTTCGTAAatttatactctttttttttttttttttttttaattaattgcaGGAGGATCAGCCATTGTTTGTCCAATTTTGTGCAAATGATCCAGACATTTGTTAGAGGCTGCAAAGAGAGTGGAACCTTTTCGTGACTATGTTGACATCAATTTGGggtaataatttcttttttgtcttttcactATTAGTGCCATTATATAAGGTTGTTGTGAATTATACATCTTTTGCTGCATTGAGATTTATCTTTGTTCTGGTTGGCTAGTAGATTTACTTGTGTTTCATCTGCAAAGGTTGTATTCCAATTTCTCTCTTAATGTGTTTTTTCCCGAACTTCTTTATTAGTGTGTTTCATACAAAAATACCTGCACATGCTACATGTTGTTCTCCCTTTTGAAAGCTTCCGTGAAATATTGTTCCAACTGAATTTGTTTCCTCATTGTACTAAGTGATATTAATAAGAAAGTGGAACCAACATGTTGTCACCTAATAGACAATGATTAAATTTCATAACCTAAACTTGTATTTTACAGATTTTTGATTTATAGAAATAACTCAAGGAAAACTTTGAGCTCTTGCTATTTGAAAGAATATAGCTTTCGTCTccacttttcaaattttatgcaCTTGAtctataataattttcttgGTAGTGTGAGAATATAGTTAATGGGTTAGCCTAAAAGCTACTATGGATTAGTTCATTATTGCTTTTATCATTACAAATTTTAGTTGCTCTGTTGAGTTGTATCACCTCACTATCAGCCCAATCTAGTAGTGATCACTAAGGTATGAAGATCATCTCAAGCTAGTCATTGTTTTAGTACTATTGGATAAATTTGGAATGACTTGTTGAGCTGTTGGTACTAGTTTGCTATGTGATATTCTGTTCCTTTAGtctgattgtgaaattttcatttttgtttttttcaggTGGCTTTGCTGTTAATTTGGGTTGCTGATATAAGGAAACATGTGAAGAATTTAGAATTTGGGAAGGGACATGTATATAAAGCTGTGCATGTAACcgatttttatttcctttcatcAACTTTGGCCTTATATAGGATGTATTAGGATTTGTTCTGTTCAACTACTACCATGATAGATTGTGCAAAGAACCttgtttttacaatttaaaactcTTGCCCCTGTTGACTATTGAATTAGATCATATAAATATTGATCGGGTTAATTTGACTTTTGGTATCATATAAATTCATacaattatgaatttttgtgtatgtgtatgtatatatatatatatatatatgtttgtgcatgattgtggtttttttttatttttttattaaataaaataaaatcttgttttgagggtcaagagaccccttaaataaccttatttatCAAGGGTtgtagatataatttttttaaaccttggtaaaaggttatttaagggtctcttgaccctcaaaataagattagaGCACTTATTTTAAGGGTCACGAAGGCcgttaaaatttctttttcgaCAGTATATATTTCGAAGGTTCTCAAGGGTCAATtggactcttaaaataatttttttcaacggtttttaatactttttttaagggttttgaCCCTTGAAAAAGGTCAAATTTGTTGTAGTGACGGTGTTACCATTAT
This genomic stretch from Quercus lobata isolate SW786 chromosome 3, ValleyOak3.0 Primary Assembly, whole genome shotgun sequence harbors:
- the LOC115980124 gene encoding uncharacterized protein LOC115980124 isoform X2, translated to MALPIGKVVVLLGAGIVGSVLAKEGRMSTVSDFVSGAFKIVLRQIKQDDSSSSVKKPHNDSLMAQVNSLRQELQSLASNGPITIVTTSGRGTTRYGVIIVVVVLGYGYVWWKGWKLPDLMFASKRGLNDACNSIAKQLESVYSSISATKRGLSSRMDVMDSTLDECAEITSETQQEVSELRKRTDFVGVDVINIHDAVQTLETKISRIEGKQDLTNEGVRRLCHYARNLENSRTAESAQALPSSSSKLALEQPPTTPSSMVAPSSSYRPALELPPILPSSRVKRPLQNAISGLQDISGISEVVEASRNHEVSNGNQALEDTNGGASSYGRFGLRFPSISTSFLSRTRSATNAVLQQTRSSSQQ
- the LOC115980124 gene encoding uncharacterized protein LOC115980124 isoform X1, which produces MALPIGKVVVLLGAGIVGSVLAKEGRMSTVSDFVSGAFKIVLRQIKQDDSSSSVKKPHNDSLMAQVNSLRQELQSLASNGPITIVTTSGRGTTRYGVIIVVVVLGYGYVWWKGWKLPDLMFASKRGLNDACNSIAKQLESVYSSISATKRGLSSRMDVMDSTLDECAEITSETQQEVSELRKRTDFVGVDVINIHDAVQTLETKISRIEGKQDLTNEGVRRLCHYARNLENSRTAESAQALPSSSSKLALEQPPTTPSSMVAPSSSYRPALELPPILPSSRSASLPPVLSAEPLPSSGSNGSHQVKRPLQNAISGLQDISGISEVVEASRNHEVSNGNQALEDTNGGASSYGRFGLRFPSISTSFLSRTRSATNAVLQQTRSSSQQ